The DNA sequence ATTTACTGCTATATAAATATAATTCCTTTTATTTATATGACAAAAAAAATTCAGAGAAAAAGGTTGAAAGTCCAATATATGGTATAGAGATATAAGGGCTATAATAGCAATACAATTTTAACTTTCAAATACTGATGAAAGCTTATGAACTTGGTATAGCAGAGATTGATTCTCATCCAACAAAAAAATAAATGTTGAAATTAAAGCAAATAGATAATATATAAGGAGGAATCTATATGAGTAAGAGTGATATTAAACATGAAATAACGGAACGTATTGCAATTTTGTCAGAGCATGGTAACGGTTGGACAAAAGAGCTCAATAAGGTAAGTTGGAATGGCCGAACTGCAAAATATGATTTAAGAGATTGGCATCATGAGGATGACAAAATAGGCAAAGGAATAACTCTAACTGAAGATGAAATACGCAATCTCAAAGAAGTATTGAATGCAATAGAATTGTAGGGTAGGTGAAAGAAATGGCAGAAATATTGAATATTTTTAATTTTTTAAAGGAGTTTAACGAACTTTCTAACCCCGTAGTCACTGAAATAAAAAATCAAAAGTGGAGTTTAAATATTTCAGATATTCCTATGATAGAGGAGATAAGGTCAGCATTCCTCGGACATGATATGAAAGATTTGAGTTATTTAGAAGTTTGTCGTCCAACTTTATTGTCATGTCCTAAACCTCAAGAAATCTTGTTAGAGTGGATTGAAAATGACTGGATGAAGCTCAGCGTTAATGAAGTCAAATTTTTTGAGAAAATCCAAAAAGAACCAATAACTGAAAAAGATGAATTGTTTTATGATGAGTATTTCGATGATGATCCAGAACGTAAAGAAGCCTCGGATTTATGGACTTCAGAAAGAAATCGTTGGCGAACAACGGAACTACCTAAAGAAAAGGGAGTCGAGCTTTATAACAAGTTATTTCAATTATATTCGGATATGAAACGTGAGTCTGAAAGTGTTGAATTGATACTTGGGGATGGGAATATAAGATGGAATACATCTGAAAGAATAATTGATCACCCTATACTTCTTCAAAAGGTTGAGATTAGTTTTGATGCACATGCTCCGTCCTTCAGGGTTTATTGTGGAGAAATAAAGACCGAACTGTATACATCAATGCTTAGAGTTATACCTACAATCAACCAGAGAATGCTGTCGGATATCGTAACAGATATTGATGAAGGGGAGTATGACATTTCACAAATCGAAAATACTAAGCCTTTATTCGAGAGAATCATCAATGTAATTGATACTGAAGGTATTTACGTAGAACAGGTCAAGCCAATA is a window from the Fusobacteria bacterium ZRK30 genome containing:
- a CDS encoding PC4/YdbC family ssDNA-binding protein; amino-acid sequence: MSKSDIKHEITERIAILSEHGNGWTKELNKVSWNGRTAKYDLRDWHHEDDKIGKGITLTEDEIRNLKEVLNAIEL